In a genomic window of Occallatibacter riparius:
- a CDS encoding TolC family protein has protein sequence MMRKEVPLGVEKACRRALALLLVAGVLPSGVAHAQASAAGASGTPVITLEEAVHRAQANEPSYAASLAEMRMAKLDRSIARAGLLPDATYHNQYLYTQPNGTANQAGQTGSQAAPIFIANNAVREYASQGVFNETLGLAQVAEVKRADAAAAVAAAELEVARRGLVTAVTGLFYGVIAADNRLRIAKEAEAEAADFVSLTTKREQQRESAHADVVKAQLQKQARGRELSDAQVSAEKARLELGVLLFPDPRTPFTVQGEDNVAALATKADVEQAAAKGNPELKSALASLTQSGAEVLAARAAYLPSLGLNYTYGIDAPQFAVNGPDGVRNLGYSASVTLDIPVWDWLATQHKVKQSEIRRDAAKVVLTAAQRRLIAQIDETYSEAAAARDQLASLDASEQTAAESLRLTKLRYTAGEATVLEVVDAQGAYLTAANAREDGRVRYRTALAQLQTLTGTM, from the coding sequence ATGATGAGGAAGGAAGTCCCTCTTGGGGTAGAGAAAGCCTGCCGGCGCGCGCTTGCTTTATTGCTGGTGGCTGGCGTGTTGCCGAGCGGCGTTGCGCATGCCCAGGCCTCGGCAGCTGGGGCATCTGGCACGCCGGTGATCACGCTGGAGGAGGCCGTTCATCGCGCACAGGCGAACGAACCGAGCTATGCGGCGTCGCTAGCGGAGATGCGCATGGCGAAGCTGGACCGCTCGATTGCGCGCGCGGGTCTGCTGCCAGATGCGACCTATCACAACCAGTATCTCTACACGCAGCCGAATGGCACGGCAAACCAGGCAGGACAAACCGGATCGCAGGCGGCTCCGATTTTCATCGCGAATAACGCCGTGCGGGAGTATGCGAGTCAGGGCGTGTTCAACGAGACGCTGGGGCTGGCGCAGGTGGCGGAGGTGAAACGGGCCGATGCCGCGGCTGCGGTGGCCGCCGCGGAACTCGAGGTTGCGCGCCGCGGGTTGGTCACGGCAGTTACCGGGCTGTTCTATGGAGTGATTGCGGCGGACAATCGCCTGCGGATTGCGAAGGAAGCGGAAGCGGAGGCGGCGGATTTTGTCAGCCTGACGACCAAGCGCGAGCAGCAGCGGGAGAGCGCACACGCGGACGTGGTGAAGGCGCAGTTGCAGAAGCAGGCGCGAGGGAGGGAGCTGTCAGACGCGCAGGTTTCAGCAGAGAAGGCGCGGCTAGAATTGGGCGTGCTGCTGTTCCCCGATCCGCGGACGCCGTTCACGGTGCAGGGCGAGGACAATGTGGCGGCGCTTGCGACGAAGGCTGACGTGGAGCAGGCCGCGGCGAAGGGCAATCCTGAACTGAAGAGCGCGCTGGCTTCATTGACCCAGAGCGGTGCTGAAGTGCTGGCGGCGCGGGCGGCGTATCTGCCGTCGCTGGGATTGAACTACACGTACGGTATTGATGCGCCGCAGTTCGCGGTGAACGGGCCGGATGGAGTGCGGAACCTGGGCTACTCGGCAAGCGTGACGCTGGATATTCCGGTGTGGGATTGGCTGGCCACGCAGCACAAGGTGAAGCAGAGTGAGATAAGGCGCGATGCTGCGAAGGTGGTGCTGACCGCCGCGCAGCGCAGGCTGATTGCGCAGATCGACGAGACGTATTCGGAGGCCGCGGCAGCGCGTGATCAATTGGCGTCATTGGATGCGAGCGAGCAGACCGCGGCGGAGAGCCTGCGGTTGACGAAGCTGCGCTACACGGCCGGCGAGGCGACGGTGCTCGAAGTTGTGGATGCGCAGGGCGCGTATCTGACGGCTGCGAATGCGCGCGAAGATGGGCGCGTGCGGTATCGGACAGCGCTGGCTCAATTGCAGACGCTGACAGGAACGATGTGA